The Pedobacter roseus genome contains a region encoding:
- a CDS encoding MerR family transcriptional regulator, whose product MTYSISDLEQLSGIHSHTIRIWEQRYNALSPMRTEGNTRLYDDKQLIKLLNIVSLNKSGLKISKICRLSDEAIETLLDEQLSYPSLDEEAEYYISKLITSGLSFNELSFNHLIDEVIEKLGLSLCYRKIMYPLLVRLGLMWRKDDICPAHEHFLSNIIRQKIFTHINHLPLAPSSASKWLLFLPEDEDHDIGLLFANYMLRMHNHQVIFLGSKVPLDSIKRVFASLNVDHVLFFLVKSRATSAAQKYIDQLSAVCASAQIHLAGNGQVISKLQNIGHINWFKNLDEFEASIPNPRLHERNF is encoded by the coding sequence ATGACTTACTCCATTTCAGATCTTGAACAGCTTTCGGGCATTCATTCCCATACCATCAGGATCTGGGAGCAACGGTATAACGCATTGAGTCCGATGCGGACGGAAGGGAATACCCGTTTATATGACGATAAGCAGTTAATAAAACTCTTAAATATCGTGAGCTTAAATAAAAGCGGCTTAAAAATTTCAAAAATCTGCCGCCTTTCTGATGAAGCCATTGAAACACTGTTAGATGAGCAGCTTAGTTATCCTTCTCTGGATGAAGAGGCAGAATACTACATCTCTAAACTGATTACCAGTGGATTGTCTTTTAATGAGCTGTCTTTTAATCATTTAATTGATGAAGTGATTGAAAAATTAGGTCTTTCGCTCTGTTACCGAAAAATCATGTATCCGTTATTGGTCCGTTTAGGCTTAATGTGGCGAAAAGACGATATTTGTCCTGCTCACGAGCACTTTTTGTCCAATATTATCCGTCAGAAAATATTTACGCACATCAATCACCTTCCATTGGCGCCATCTTCGGCCAGCAAATGGCTTCTTTTTCTACCTGAAGATGAAGATCACGACATCGGATTGCTTTTTGCCAATTATATGTTGAGGATGCACAACCATCAGGTTATTTTCTTAGGCAGTAAAGTTCCGTTAGATTCTATTAAACGTGTATTTGCATCACTAAATGTAGATCATGTTTTATTTTTTTTGGTAAAATCCAGGGCAACATCAGCGGCTCAGAAATATATAGATCAGTTATCAGCAGTATGCGCATCTGCGCAGATTCACCTTGCCGGAAATGGTCAGGTGATAAGCAAATTACAAAATATCGGTCACATCAATTGGTTTAAAAACCTTGATGAATTTGAAGCATCCATCCCCAATCCTCGTTTACATGAAAGAAATTTTTGA
- a CDS encoding phytoene/squalene synthase family protein: protein MKEIFDQLSADCSRLTTKRYSTSFSFGIYFLGKELRLPIHSIYGFVRLADEIVDSFHHFDKKFLLDKFKHDTFEAIELGISLNPILNSFQKVVNHYQIDHELIVLFLNSMEMDLSSQKYTAELYNEYILGSAEVVGLMCLKVFTNGNQERYEQLRPYAMKLGSAFQKVNFLRDVKADHQALNRNYFPNVNLAVFCDNQKKEIEREIDEEFDVALAGIKMLPTSSRNGVYLSYIYYKKLFAKIKRLSAEKIMTERIRISNTRKVGLMFDSIIRNKLNVI from the coding sequence ATGAAAGAAATTTTTGATCAACTCTCTGCCGATTGCAGCCGCCTTACCACTAAGCGTTATAGTACCAGTTTCTCATTTGGTATTTATTTTCTTGGTAAAGAACTGCGTTTGCCCATTCATTCTATTTATGGTTTTGTACGTTTGGCTGATGAGATTGTAGATAGTTTCCATCACTTTGATAAAAAATTTCTACTCGATAAGTTTAAGCATGATACTTTTGAGGCCATTGAACTGGGTATTAGTTTAAACCCGATATTAAATTCGTTTCAAAAAGTAGTTAATCACTATCAGATTGATCATGAGCTAATTGTATTGTTTCTGAACAGTATGGAAATGGATCTTTCAAGCCAGAAATACACGGCCGAACTGTACAATGAATATATACTGGGTTCAGCAGAAGTGGTTGGTTTAATGTGTTTAAAAGTTTTTACCAACGGAAACCAGGAGCGTTATGAACAATTAAGGCCTTACGCCATGAAATTGGGCTCGGCTTTTCAGAAAGTAAATTTTTTACGGGATGTTAAGGCTGATCACCAGGCGCTTAACCGTAATTATTTTCCCAATGTTAATCTTGCTGTATTCTGCGATAACCAGAAAAAGGAAATCGAGCGTGAAATTGATGAGGAGTTCGATGTGGCTTTAGCGGGCATCAAAATGTTGCCAACAAGCTCCCGCAATGGCGTATACCTATCATACATTTACTATAAAAAGTTATTTGCCAAAATTAAGCGCTTAAGTGCCGAAAAAATCATGACGGAAAGGATCAGGATTTCAAACACCCGTAAAGTTGGTTTAATGTTTGATTCCATTATCCGTAATAAGTTAAATGTAATTTAG
- the idi gene encoding isopentenyl-diphosphate Delta-isomerase, with product MEEQVILVDQDDVPRGQMEKMEAHQKGLLHRAFSVFIFNSKNELLLQQRALSKYHSGGLWTNTCCSHPRMGETNMDAAQRRLKEEMGMECELNYLFKFTYKADFEDGLTEHEVDHVFFGTSDELPVINRNEVETFKYINLEALASDIEANPGIYTPWLRICLGKVMEHVKSTKTKNGHTA from the coding sequence ATGGAAGAACAAGTTATTCTGGTAGATCAGGATGATGTGCCGCGGGGCCAGATGGAGAAAATGGAAGCACATCAAAAAGGCCTGCTTCACCGTGCTTTTTCTGTTTTTATTTTTAATTCTAAAAATGAACTTTTATTGCAACAGCGGGCTTTAAGCAAATATCATTCTGGCGGCCTGTGGACCAATACCTGCTGCAGTCACCCAAGAATGGGCGAAACCAATATGGATGCTGCCCAAAGACGCTTAAAGGAAGAAATGGGCATGGAGTGTGAACTGAATTACCTGTTCAAGTTTACTTATAAAGCCGATTTTGAAGATGGTTTAACCGAACACGAAGTAGATCATGTTTTCTTTGGTACCAGTGATGAATTGCCCGTTATAAACCGGAATGAAGTAGAAACTTTTAAATACATCAATCTGGAAGCTTTGGCGAGTGATATTGAGGCTAATCCTGGCATTTATACACCATGGCTTAGGATTTGTTTAGGTAAGGTAATGGAGCATGTAAAAAGTACCAAAACAAAAAACGGGCATACAGCCTAA
- a CDS encoding endonuclease yields MPEGPSIVILKDLIKELHLGKPEVLEVNGNAKNFDKDRLLHEKIADFKSWGKHFLICFKDFTVRIHFMLFGTYLINERKKTRLTLGLVFKKDELNFYTCKVDLLEGNVKEHYNWENDIMADEWNSKSAIKKLKEIPEALVCDVLLDQQIFSGVGNIIKNEVLYRIRVHPLTKIKNLTPAKLKALVTEARNYSFDFLKWKKENTLSKHWEVYSQKECPRKHSIEKKELGKTHRQTYYCEKCQKLYHKT; encoded by the coding sequence ATGCCTGAAGGCCCATCCATTGTAATATTAAAAGATTTGATAAAAGAACTTCATTTGGGCAAGCCTGAAGTATTAGAAGTTAATGGCAATGCGAAAAACTTTGATAAAGACCGGCTTTTACATGAAAAAATAGCTGATTTTAAAAGCTGGGGCAAACATTTCCTGATCTGTTTTAAAGATTTTACTGTCCGAATTCATTTTATGCTTTTTGGCACTTACCTGATCAATGAACGAAAGAAAACGCGATTAACATTAGGGCTTGTTTTCAAAAAAGACGAACTGAATTTTTACACCTGTAAAGTAGATCTGCTCGAAGGAAACGTTAAAGAACATTATAATTGGGAAAATGATATAATGGCTGATGAATGGAATAGTAAGTCTGCCATTAAAAAGCTAAAAGAAATTCCTGAGGCTTTGGTTTGCGATGTGCTTTTAGATCAACAGATTTTCAGCGGCGTAGGTAATATTATCAAAAATGAGGTGCTGTACCGCATCCGTGTACATCCGCTAACAAAAATCAAAAATTTAACGCCGGCAAAATTAAAAGCCTTAGTTACAGAAGCCCGAAATTACAGTTTCGATTTTTTGAAATGGAAAAAGGAAAATACATTAAGCAAACACTGGGAAGTTTATAGCCAGAAAGAATGTCCGCGAAAGCATTCTATTGAGAAAAAAGAGCTGGGCAAAACACATCGGCAAACCTACTACTGTGAGAAATGCCAGAAATTATATCATAAAACCTAA
- a CDS encoding KTSC domain-containing protein, protein MPSSVIKYFSYDQANGTLKIIFTTDIVYLYKKVPEKVYKLLKASGSKGRYFNTYIKDKFKFQKLEEE, encoded by the coding sequence ATGCCATCATCAGTAATTAAATACTTTAGTTATGATCAAGCTAATGGGACGTTGAAGATCATATTCACTACCGATATAGTTTACCTCTATAAAAAGGTTCCTGAAAAAGTTTACAAGCTATTAAAAGCTTCAGGATCAAAAGGACGGTATTTTAATACCTATATAAAAGACAAATTTAAATTTCAGAAACTGGAGGAAGAATAA
- a CDS encoding HipA family kinase, translated as MNDLQLRTVNVTRYVTPLREGGSMPAIAEADDNFLYVLKFRGAGQGTRALIAELIGGEIARMLGLRVPELVFANLDEAFGRTEPDEEIQDLLKASVGLNLALHYLSGAITFDPTVTMVDAKLASQIVWLDCFLTNMDRTCRNTNMLIWHKELWLIDHGASLYFHHSWQNWEEQAVRPFFLVKDHVLLPWATELESIHEEFTKILTSEKIAAVISLIPDDWLEGETNFETKEAHRKAYIYFLTERLSHSDIFLKEAQHAREILI; from the coding sequence ATGAACGATTTACAACTCAGAACAGTAAATGTTACGCGATACGTTACACCTTTGCGTGAAGGAGGCTCGATGCCCGCTATTGCAGAGGCCGACGATAATTTCCTGTACGTACTAAAATTTAGGGGAGCTGGCCAGGGCACCCGGGCATTAATTGCTGAATTAATAGGTGGTGAAATTGCCCGTATGCTGGGTTTGCGCGTACCCGAACTGGTTTTCGCCAATTTAGACGAGGCTTTTGGAAGAACTGAACCTGATGAAGAAATCCAGGATCTGTTAAAAGCAAGCGTTGGGTTAAATTTGGCCTTGCATTACCTTTCTGGTGCCATTACCTTCGATCCGACAGTAACAATGGTTGATGCTAAACTGGCCTCACAGATTGTATGGTTAGATTGTTTTTTAACGAACATGGACCGCACCTGCCGCAACACCAATATGTTGATTTGGCATAAAGAACTCTGGTTAATTGACCACGGCGCTTCCCTGTACTTTCATCATTCCTGGCAAAACTGGGAAGAACAGGCCGTTAGACCTTTCTTTTTAGTAAAAGACCACGTATTGCTACCATGGGCTACTGAGCTTGAAAGCATACACGAAGAATTTACAAAAATCCTTACATCCGAAAAAATAGCTGCTGTAATCAGTTTAATTCCGGATGATTGGCTGGAGGGTGAAACAAACTTTGAAACAAAAGAAGCTCATCGTAAAGCCTATATTTATTTCCTTACCGAAAGATTATCTCATTCGGACATATTTTTAAAAGAAGCACAGCATGCAAGGGAAATTCTTATTTGA
- a CDS encoding DUF3037 domain-containing protein, translating to MQGKFLFEYAVIRVMPRVEREEFINVGIILFCAKQKFLKSIYVLDETRVKAFSAKIDIAELKENLAAFERISIAAKGSGPIGQYDQASRFRWLTATRSTVVQCSKVHPGFCDDAGETLLRLHQELVL from the coding sequence ATGCAAGGGAAATTCTTATTTGAGTATGCTGTAATCCGCGTAATGCCTAGGGTAGAACGGGAGGAATTTATCAATGTGGGGATCATTTTATTTTGCGCCAAACAGAAATTTTTAAAAAGTATTTATGTTTTAGATGAAACTAGAGTAAAAGCTTTTTCTGCTAAAATCGATATCGCTGAACTGAAAGAAAATTTAGCTGCATTTGAACGGATCAGTATTGCTGCAAAAGGATCTGGCCCCATTGGCCAATACGATCAGGCTTCACGTTTCAGGTGGCTTACCGCAACAAGAAGTACTGTAGTACAATGCTCAAAAGTGCATCCTGGTTTTTGTGATGATGCGGGGGAGACGTTGTTGAGGTTGCATCAAGAGCTGGTTTTATAG
- a CDS encoding AAA domain-containing protein, which translates to MPKEYFKKLQDLLNTEREEDLQSYLKLTENTSAADRRALGLTWYPIAVRNTEIGRGDYLTVELERTTHQDFSHQFRFGSAVVLFSNHDAKEDRIEGIITHQSGSRMKISLRVDELPDWTRNGKLGVDLLFDNNSYDEMQNALKQATNLAENDTENKLIRILTQGEKPSFRGEEKFIIPNTLNDSQQLAVNKIVSADHLAVVHGPPGTGKTTTLVHAIKSLVKHSDQKILVVAPSNTAVDLLTEKLAAEGLKVIRVGNPARVSERLLAATLDHQMADHPEMKTIKALKKQASEYKNMAHKYKRSFGKAEREQRKALFDEAHKIGKEVEKTEQYIMDNLFTKAQIITATLVGANHYTVRNLKYNTIVIDEAGQALEPACWIPILKAQKVILAGDHFQLSPTIKSNEAAKNGLSNTLLEKAVNLHPESVVLLKEQYRMNQNIMGYSSQVFYNNELKAHHSVANHVLFAGDQPIQFIDTAGCSYDEKLDGTSTTNPDEAAFLVKHLTYLVSNLTAQSSLNFPSVAIVSPYKQQVQILKALVQENEILSPYLDKIAVNTIDSFQGQERDVVYISLTRSNAEGSIGFLSDTRRMNVAMTRARKKLVIVGDSSTLSKSKFYAAFIQYAEQLDAYHSAWEFMDL; encoded by the coding sequence TTGCCAAAAGAATATTTCAAAAAACTTCAGGATCTGCTAAATACCGAGCGGGAAGAAGATTTACAATCCTATTTAAAACTTACCGAAAATACTTCTGCTGCAGATAGGAGGGCTTTAGGATTAACCTGGTATCCGATTGCGGTCAGAAACACAGAAATCGGCCGTGGCGATTATTTAACGGTAGAGTTGGAACGGACTACACATCAGGATTTTTCACACCAATTCCGTTTTGGCTCTGCTGTGGTGTTATTTTCAAATCATGATGCCAAAGAAGATCGTATCGAGGGGATTATCACGCATCAGAGTGGAAGCCGGATGAAAATCAGCCTGAGGGTTGATGAACTGCCTGACTGGACCAGGAACGGAAAACTGGGCGTTGATCTGCTTTTTGATAATAACAGTTATGATGAGATGCAGAATGCCCTTAAACAAGCTACAAATCTTGCAGAAAATGATACTGAAAATAAACTAATCAGAATCTTAACCCAGGGTGAAAAACCTTCTTTTAGGGGAGAGGAAAAGTTTATTATCCCAAATACGCTGAACGATTCGCAACAGTTGGCGGTGAATAAAATTGTTTCGGCTGATCATTTAGCGGTAGTTCATGGTCCTCCGGGAACAGGGAAAACCACCACGCTTGTACACGCCATCAAATCGCTTGTAAAACATAGTGATCAGAAAATATTGGTTGTGGCACCAAGTAATACAGCAGTTGATTTATTGACGGAAAAACTGGCTGCCGAAGGTTTGAAAGTAATCAGGGTGGGTAATCCGGCGAGGGTTTCGGAGAGATTACTTGCGGCTACGCTAGATCATCAAATGGCAGATCATCCAGAAATGAAAACCATTAAAGCGTTAAAAAAACAGGCCAGTGAGTATAAAAACATGGCCCATAAATACAAACGCAGCTTTGGTAAGGCAGAACGCGAGCAGCGTAAAGCCCTTTTTGATGAAGCCCATAAAATTGGCAAAGAGGTCGAAAAAACAGAACAGTATATTATGGATAACCTGTTTACCAAAGCACAGATTATTACCGCTACTTTGGTAGGCGCGAATCACTATACCGTTAGAAACTTAAAATACAATACCATTGTGATTGATGAAGCCGGGCAAGCCTTAGAACCGGCCTGTTGGATCCCTATTTTGAAAGCGCAGAAGGTGATTTTAGCAGGTGATCATTTCCAGCTTTCTCCCACCATAAAATCAAATGAAGCAGCAAAAAATGGATTAAGTAATACTTTACTTGAGAAAGCAGTAAATCTTCATCCAGAATCAGTTGTGCTGCTTAAGGAACAATATAGAATGAACCAGAATATTATGGGTTATTCCTCTCAGGTATTCTATAATAATGAGTTAAAGGCGCATCATTCAGTAGCCAATCATGTATTGTTTGCAGGCGATCAACCCATTCAGTTTATTGATACGGCAGGTTGCAGTTATGATGAAAAATTAGACGGAACAAGCACTACCAATCCTGATGAGGCCGCATTTTTGGTGAAACATTTAACTTATCTGGTGAGTAATTTAACGGCTCAATCTTCCCTTAATTTTCCGTCTGTTGCCATTGTTTCTCCTTATAAACAGCAGGTGCAGATTTTAAAAGCACTGGTACAGGAAAATGAAATATTAAGTCCGTACCTGGATAAAATTGCGGTAAATACCATTGATAGCTTTCAGGGACAAGAGCGTGATGTAGTGTACATCAGTTTAACCAGAAGTAACGCCGAAGGAAGTATTGGCTTTTTATCGGATACCAGAAGAATGAATGTAGCCATGACGAGGGCCCGGAAAAAGCTTGTGATTGTAGGGGATAGTTCTACACTCTCAAAATCTAAATTTTATGCAGCCTTTATCCAATATGCAGAACAATTGGATGCGTACCATAGTGCCTGGGAATTTATGGACCTTTAG
- a CDS encoding response regulator, with the protein MTESIKILIADDSEMMRLVMKRLFNKYIVSPNISETRNLPDAINYLKVERVDFLLLDINMPHGDSNPDTIREILAIQPDIKICMFSGNDKDALQQDFLAAGAVGFVQKDEKMGDSLQQVINRVFN; encoded by the coding sequence ATGACTGAAAGTATTAAAATTCTAATTGCCGATGATAGTGAGATGATGAGGCTGGTAATGAAACGTTTATTTAATAAATACATCGTTTCACCGAATATTTCTGAAACCAGGAATTTACCTGATGCCATCAATTATCTTAAAGTTGAACGTGTAGATTTTTTGCTTTTAGACATCAACATGCCGCATGGAGATAGTAACCCAGATACCATTAGGGAAATTTTAGCCATCCAGCCCGATATTAAAATCTGTATGTTCAGCGGTAATGACAAAGACGCGTTACAGCAGGATTTTTTAGCCGCCGGCGCCGTTGGTTTTGTTCAAAAAGATGAAAAAATGGGTGATTCCCTTCAACAGGTAATCAATAGGGTTTTTAATTAA
- the topB gene encoding DNA topoisomerase III, translating to MKIVIAEKPSVGRELAKVFGATTRKDGYIEGKGYSFTWAFGHLLQLAPPQDYGFIGWRKQHLPMLPQKFKLAVRKIKTKDGFVEDPAVRKQLDTIKKLFDEATEIIVATDAGREGELIFRYIYYYLKCKKPFKRLWISSQTDEAIKDGFRNLKPGTDYDTLFNSAHCRSESDWLVGMNATQALSISAGNRTVLSLGRVQTPTLAMICARFLEIKNFVPQTYYQISILLTKDEQPFKAVSTSNYKDKEEVEKLFALVEDVASGFPTGGNITAVEAKPRKEPPPLLHDLSSLQQEANKKKGYTADQTLNILQNLYESKLVSYPRTGSRYIGDDVFAGVPDLIAKFTDHPDFGKQAQFLQTVTLNKRSVNAKKVTDHHAVLPTGEQAYGLSPDKQAVYDMVVGRMIEAFHQECLKELTKITIQSGLTFVANGTVIRSAGWRAVFNDPEDDKKDEDNAALPKVAVGELLPITEKSLLEKQTKPKPMYNEASLLKALETCGKEIEDEELRYAMKDSGLGTPATRASIIETLITREYITREKRNLVPTNKGLAVYEVVKDKQIAQAELTGQWEKRLEEIRSGSSVKDFKSEITEYTKTITHELLIAGASISGKLEEEKKLEKV from the coding sequence ATGAAGATTGTAATTGCAGAAAAGCCCTCTGTTGGTCGTGAACTTGCTAAAGTTTTCGGAGCAACCACCAGAAAAGATGGATACATTGAAGGTAAAGGATATTCTTTTACCTGGGCATTTGGGCATTTGTTACAATTGGCACCACCACAAGATTATGGCTTTATCGGCTGGCGGAAGCAGCATTTACCCATGCTGCCGCAAAAATTCAAACTCGCCGTAAGAAAGATCAAAACAAAGGATGGTTTTGTAGAAGATCCGGCGGTGAGGAAACAGCTGGATACCATTAAAAAACTTTTCGATGAAGCCACAGAGATTATTGTGGCAACGGATGCCGGGCGTGAGGGTGAATTAATCTTTCGGTATATTTACTATTATTTAAAGTGCAAAAAACCTTTTAAACGCCTTTGGATCTCCTCACAAACAGATGAAGCCATAAAGGATGGATTCAGGAACCTAAAACCAGGTACCGATTACGATACGTTGTTTAATTCTGCACATTGCCGCTCAGAATCTGATTGGCTGGTGGGTATGAATGCCACGCAGGCGCTAAGTATCTCTGCAGGTAACCGGACAGTACTTTCATTAGGAAGGGTGCAAACACCTACCCTGGCGATGATCTGCGCACGTTTTTTAGAGATTAAAAACTTTGTTCCGCAAACTTACTACCAGATCAGCATTTTGCTCACCAAAGATGAGCAGCCTTTTAAAGCAGTTTCTACCTCCAATTATAAAGATAAAGAAGAAGTAGAAAAGTTATTTGCACTGGTAGAAGATGTGGCATCCGGTTTCCCTACGGGTGGTAACATTACAGCGGTTGAAGCAAAACCGAGAAAAGAACCGCCACCACTATTGCACGATTTAAGTAGCTTGCAACAGGAAGCCAATAAGAAAAAAGGATATACTGCAGACCAAACGCTGAATATTTTGCAGAACCTTTACGAAAGTAAACTGGTTTCCTATCCCCGTACCGGATCGCGTTATATTGGAGATGATGTTTTTGCAGGCGTTCCGGATCTGATTGCAAAATTTACTGATCATCCCGATTTTGGAAAGCAGGCACAGTTTTTACAGACAGTTACACTTAATAAACGAAGTGTTAATGCGAAGAAAGTAACCGATCACCATGCTGTTTTACCTACTGGCGAGCAGGCTTATGGCTTAAGTCCGGATAAACAGGCCGTATACGACATGGTTGTAGGCCGCATGATTGAAGCTTTCCATCAGGAATGTTTAAAAGAACTCACTAAAATTACCATACAATCGGGCCTTACCTTTGTAGCCAATGGAACTGTAATCCGCTCTGCAGGCTGGAGGGCTGTTTTTAATGATCCGGAAGATGATAAAAAAGACGAAGATAATGCTGCGCTACCCAAAGTTGCAGTTGGCGAATTGCTGCCAATTACAGAAAAATCGCTTTTAGAAAAGCAGACCAAACCAAAACCCATGTATAATGAGGCGTCGTTATTAAAAGCACTCGAAACCTGTGGTAAAGAAATTGAAGATGAAGAACTGCGCTATGCTATGAAAGACAGTGGTTTAGGCACTCCCGCAACACGTGCATCCATCATCGAAACTTTAATTACCAGGGAATACATTACCAGGGAGAAAAGAAATCTGGTGCCTACCAATAAAGGTTTGGCTGTTTACGAAGTAGTTAAAGATAAACAGATTGCGCAGGCCGAACTCACCGGACAATGGGAAAAACGCCTGGAAGAAATTCGCTCAGGATCATCGGTAAAAGATTTTAAATCAGAAATAACGGAATACACCAAAACCATAACACACGAACTATTAATTGCAGGCGCAAGTATATCTGGTAAACTGGAAGAAGAAAAGAAACTCGAAAAGGTTTAA